One window of Cohnella hashimotonis genomic DNA carries:
- a CDS encoding carbohydrate ABC transporter permease has product MKTNDMNQPVVHAIFIVLAALCVIPFLLLFMSSISSESSIVNNGYSFWPKQFSLEAYTYLWSQKLAMFNSYGVTILITVIGTFVGLLISALLAYPLSRQDLPIRGFLSFLVFFTLLFNGGLVPTYLIYTEVFHMKNTLMALIVPGLLTNGFFILLIRTFFANSIPVQIIESAYIDGASEFKIFYRMVLPLSLPILATIGLMLTINYWNDWFNGLVYITEPQLFSIQNLLNRMLSNIQFLQQNNLGGQNMAVNLPMNGVRMAMAVVGILPLILIYPFFQKYFVKGLTIGAVK; this is encoded by the coding sequence ATGAAAACCAACGATATGAACCAGCCAGTCGTCCATGCGATATTCATTGTGCTCGCCGCCTTGTGCGTCATCCCGTTCCTGCTTCTCTTCATGTCGTCGATATCCTCGGAGAGCTCGATCGTAAATAACGGCTATTCGTTCTGGCCGAAGCAGTTCAGCCTGGAAGCCTATACCTACCTGTGGTCGCAAAAGCTGGCGATGTTTAATTCCTACGGCGTTACCATTCTGATCACGGTCATCGGCACCTTCGTCGGCCTGCTGATCAGCGCGCTGCTCGCTTACCCGTTATCCCGGCAGGACCTGCCGATCCGCGGCTTTCTGAGCTTCCTCGTCTTTTTCACGCTGCTGTTCAACGGCGGCCTCGTGCCGACTTACCTGATCTACACGGAAGTATTCCATATGAAAAACACGTTGATGGCCCTGATCGTGCCGGGGCTGCTGACGAACGGCTTTTTCATCCTGCTGATCCGCACGTTTTTCGCCAATTCGATCCCGGTTCAAATCATCGAATCGGCGTACATCGACGGCGCTTCCGAATTCAAGATTTTCTATCGCATGGTGCTGCCGCTGTCGCTTCCGATTCTGGCGACGATCGGCCTTATGCTGACGATCAACTACTGGAACGACTGGTTTAACGGCTTGGTCTACATCACGGAGCCGCAGCTGTTCAGCATTCAGAATCTGCTCAACCGGATGCTCTCCAACATCCAGTTCCTTCAACAGAACAACCTCGGAGGGCAGAACATGGCGGTCAACCTGCCGATGAACGGCGTTCGCATGGCGATGGCCGTGGTGGGCATCCTACCGCTGATCCTGATTTATCCATTTTTCCAGAAGTACTTCGTCAAGGGCCTTACGATCGGGGCCGTGAAGTAA
- a CDS encoding helix-turn-helix domain-containing protein has product MYHVLIVDDEIHAVRGLQAGVNWERLDIGFVHTAHSMKQAQEVFREQPVHLVVCDIEMPQGSGLELVAWVKEHYPDTETIFLTCHSDFSFAKQAIQMNSFDYMLKPVDYAELETVIGKALGKMKKEKELRSFEETHHHYRKLWESHQPVVAERFWQDLIHRKIPANPQAVQAHLRAAGLTFGEDALFRPMYIRVQRWHKELSERDRRIMEYALRNVLEEVMKDVPGTAVIPIGEGALLTVVPVDRPAEDAELRANGDAFIQNCNQYLFCDLSSYVGDTTPLHELPDMLRRLQEMDANNVTQVNRTFILGEKRKGACSAQPAPLAEWGEWMKQGARNKLTERVERYLEAWKETGSGVDAHTVHSFYQDFLQMVFFVLQSKGLQANQVFAQNLLTDRPESVLRSIRALQEWTRYVIEVAMNHIHSIEENLSVVDKAKRYIAQQLGQQDLSREDIANHVFLNPDYLTRVFKKETGMSLSDYLQQKRIDYAKELLESTGQSVSDIGLAAGYSNLSYFSTIFKKATGLNPVDYRKRAQRQ; this is encoded by the coding sequence ATGTACCATGTTCTAATCGTAGACGACGAGATCCACGCGGTCAGAGGCTTGCAGGCCGGCGTAAATTGGGAGCGTCTGGACATCGGCTTCGTTCATACGGCGCACAGCATGAAGCAAGCCCAGGAGGTGTTCCGCGAACAGCCGGTCCACTTGGTCGTTTGCGACATCGAGATGCCGCAGGGCTCCGGTCTGGAGCTGGTCGCCTGGGTCAAGGAACATTATCCGGATACGGAGACGATCTTTTTGACCTGCCATTCCGATTTTTCGTTCGCGAAGCAGGCGATCCAGATGAACAGCTTCGACTATATGCTCAAGCCGGTCGATTATGCGGAGCTCGAGACCGTCATCGGAAAAGCGCTCGGGAAAATGAAAAAGGAGAAGGAGCTGCGATCGTTCGAGGAGACCCATCACCATTACCGCAAGCTCTGGGAGTCCCATCAGCCTGTCGTGGCCGAACGGTTCTGGCAGGATCTCATTCACCGGAAAATCCCCGCCAACCCGCAGGCCGTGCAGGCGCATCTTCGCGCCGCCGGTCTGACGTTCGGCGAAGACGCGCTGTTCAGGCCGATGTACATTCGCGTGCAGCGCTGGCACAAGGAGCTGTCCGAACGGGATCGGCGGATCATGGAGTACGCGCTTCGCAACGTGCTGGAGGAAGTCATGAAGGACGTTCCGGGAACCGCGGTCATCCCGATCGGGGAAGGGGCGCTGCTGACCGTCGTGCCCGTGGACCGGCCGGCCGAAGACGCGGAGCTCCGGGCGAACGGCGATGCGTTCATTCAAAACTGCAATCAGTATTTGTTCTGCGATCTCAGCAGCTACGTCGGCGATACGACGCCGCTTCACGAATTGCCGGACATGCTGCGGAGACTGCAGGAGATGGATGCAAACAATGTCACGCAAGTGAACCGGACGTTCATTCTGGGCGAGAAGCGCAAAGGGGCGTGTTCGGCGCAACCGGCGCCTTTGGCCGAATGGGGCGAATGGATGAAGCAAGGCGCCCGGAACAAGCTGACCGAGCGCGTCGAGCGGTACCTGGAGGCTTGGAAAGAAACAGGGAGCGGCGTGGACGCGCACACCGTCCATTCGTTTTATCAGGACTTCCTTCAGATGGTGTTTTTCGTCCTGCAATCCAAAGGCCTGCAGGCGAATCAGGTGTTCGCCCAGAACCTGCTGACGGACAGGCCGGAATCGGTTCTTCGCTCGATTCGGGCCTTGCAGGAATGGACGCGGTACGTCATCGAAGTGGCGATGAACCACATTCATTCCATCGAAGAAAACCTGTCCGTCGTGGACAAAGCCAAGCGATACATCGCGCAGCAGCTCGGTCAGCAGGATCTGTCCCGCGAGGACATCGCGAACCATGTGTTCCTGAACCCCGACTACCTGACCCGCGTCTTCAAGAAGGAAACCGGGATGTCGCTGTCGGACTACCTGCAGCAGAAGCGGATCGATTATGCGAAGGAGCTGCTCGAGAGCACCGGGCAATCCGTCAGCGATATCGGGCTCGCGGCCGGTTACTCCAACCTGTCCTACTTCTCGACGATTTTCAAGAAAGCGACGGGCCTGAACCCGGTGGATTATCGCAAGCGCGCGCAGCGGCAATAG
- a CDS encoding LacI family DNA-binding transcriptional regulator: MKMEDIAKLAGVSKAAVSLALNGKGGIGPETRDRILQIASENGYRPKSRTSAREAQTASITFLVFANSGIVLEQYYQQPFFRELIHYIEERCRASGYSLLFSSVDMSTFDEGIRAIAEDKRADGVILLGTNLNKPMLEQIAGRLNGPLVVLDTCFETLPISFIQINNAMGAYQAGQHLCGLGHRDIGYIASDIRIRNFDDRRTGFMQALQENGRELSPAHVFSVAPTILSSQDALKKRLSAYRESQMPMPTAFFCECDYIAISAIKSLVELGYRVPEDVSVVGFDNISEALIVSPELTTVHVEKERMARLAVDMIVEAIESGSLVGSKVLVDTQFIARGSSRSPDPAALEAAANAVR; this comes from the coding sequence ATGAAGATGGAAGACATCGCCAAGCTCGCGGGCGTATCCAAGGCAGCCGTGTCGCTGGCGCTCAACGGGAAAGGGGGCATCGGTCCGGAAACGCGGGACCGGATCCTTCAAATCGCCAGCGAGAACGGCTACCGGCCCAAGTCGCGAACCTCGGCCCGCGAAGCGCAGACCGCCTCGATCACGTTCCTTGTTTTCGCCAACTCCGGTATCGTGTTGGAGCAATATTACCAGCAGCCCTTCTTCCGGGAGCTGATCCACTATATCGAGGAACGGTGCCGTGCGAGCGGCTATTCCCTGCTGTTCTCCTCCGTGGACATGTCGACGTTCGACGAAGGCATCCGGGCGATCGCCGAGGACAAGCGCGCCGACGGCGTCATTCTGCTCGGCACGAACTTGAACAAGCCGATGCTCGAACAGATCGCCGGGCGATTGAACGGCCCGCTTGTCGTGCTGGACACCTGCTTCGAAACGCTCCCGATTTCCTTTATCCAGATCAACAACGCGATGGGCGCCTATCAGGCCGGGCAGCATCTATGCGGGCTCGGTCACCGCGACATCGGCTACATCGCTTCCGATATCCGCATCCGCAACTTCGACGACCGCCGCACCGGATTCATGCAGGCGCTGCAGGAGAACGGGCGCGAGCTGTCGCCGGCGCATGTGTTCTCGGTGGCCCCCACGATTCTCTCCTCCCAGGACGCGCTGAAAAAGCGCTTGTCCGCTTATCGGGAATCGCAGATGCCGATGCCGACGGCCTTTTTCTGCGAATGCGACTACATCGCGATCAGCGCGATCAAGTCACTCGTCGAGCTGGGCTATCGCGTGCCGGAGGACGTCTCCGTGGTCGGCTTCGACAACATCTCCGAAGCGCTCATCGTCTCTCCCGAGCTGACGACCGTGCACGTGGAAAAGGAACGGATGGCCCGCCTCGCAGTGGACATGATCGTCGAAGCGATCGAATCCGGCTCTCTCGTCGGCTCCAAGGTGCTCGTGGACACGCAGTTTATCGCGAGAGGATCCTCCCGCTCTCCGGATCCGGCAGCGCTCGAGGCCGCTGCGAACGCCGTTCGCTAG
- a CDS encoding beta-glucosidase gives MERDIRGLIAQMTLEEKAGMCSGLDFWHMKGVERLGIPAIMLTDGPHGLRKQKASADHLGLFDSVPATCFPSAAGLASSWDRELIRKVGVALGEECQAEDVAVLLGPGANIKRSPLCGRNFEYFSEDPFLSSRMAASHIEGVQSQGVGTSLKHFAANNQEHRRMTGDSVVDERTLREIYLASFEFAVKEAQPWTVMCSYNKVNGTYASENEYLLTNILKDEWGHEGFVVSDWGAVNEREAGLAAGLELEMPASGGAGDRRIVEAVRSGRLSEEKLDRAVERLLRIVFMAVDHKKEGATCDAEAHHALAREVARESMVLLKNEGGILPLRKDAKLAVIGELAAKPRYQGGGSSHIKPTKLEDIREELARSAGGGARIAYAQGYDLQSDALDEALVEEAKRAAADAEVAVVFAGLPDRYESEGFDRTHLRLPDNQVALIRAVAEAQPNVVVVLSNGAPVEMPWLGSAKGLLEAYLGGQALGGAIADLLFGDANPSGKLAETFPLRLAHNPSQLNFPGEGDRVEYKEGLFVGYRYYDAKEIEPLFPFGYGLSYTTFEYANLVVAKPAIRDEETVTVTVDVTNTGSRAGKEIVQLYVRDVQSTVIRPFKELKGFAKVQLQPGETKAVSFTLDRSAFAYYNVDLKDWHVESGEFEILVGRSSRDIAVSGTIAVESTVVLTHVFHRNSTVGDLMSDPAAQALVMDWIGKTPFGAMAADPDGEGAEMMQAMMKYLPLRGLVGFSGGALGEDDLDGLLKQLNARES, from the coding sequence ATGGAAAGGGATATTCGAGGCTTGATCGCGCAAATGACGTTGGAGGAGAAGGCCGGCATGTGCTCGGGCCTGGATTTTTGGCATATGAAAGGAGTCGAGCGTCTCGGCATTCCGGCGATCATGCTGACCGACGGACCGCACGGGCTTCGCAAGCAAAAGGCGTCCGCCGACCACCTGGGGCTGTTCGACAGCGTCCCGGCGACCTGCTTCCCTTCGGCCGCGGGACTCGCGAGCTCCTGGGACCGCGAGCTGATCCGCAAGGTCGGCGTCGCGCTCGGCGAAGAATGCCAGGCGGAGGACGTCGCGGTGCTGCTCGGGCCCGGCGCCAACATCAAGCGTTCGCCGCTATGCGGGCGCAACTTCGAATACTTCTCCGAGGATCCTTTTTTGAGCTCCCGTATGGCCGCCAGCCATATCGAAGGCGTGCAGAGCCAGGGCGTCGGCACCTCGCTCAAGCATTTCGCGGCGAACAACCAGGAGCATCGCCGCATGACCGGCGATTCCGTCGTCGACGAGCGCACGCTGCGCGAGATTTACCTGGCGAGCTTTGAGTTCGCGGTCAAAGAGGCCCAGCCGTGGACCGTCATGTGTTCCTACAACAAGGTAAACGGCACGTACGCCTCCGAGAACGAATATTTGCTGACCAACATTCTGAAGGACGAATGGGGCCACGAAGGCTTCGTCGTCTCGGACTGGGGCGCCGTCAACGAGCGCGAGGCCGGTCTGGCCGCGGGCCTGGAGCTGGAGATGCCGGCGAGCGGCGGCGCGGGCGACCGCAGGATCGTCGAAGCCGTGCGCAGCGGCAGGCTGTCGGAGGAGAAGCTGGACCGCGCGGTCGAACGGCTGCTCCGGATCGTGTTCATGGCCGTCGACCACAAAAAAGAGGGCGCGACGTGCGATGCCGAGGCGCATCACGCGCTGGCCCGCGAAGTTGCGCGCGAGAGCATGGTGCTGCTCAAAAACGAAGGCGGTATCCTGCCGCTTCGCAAGGACGCGAAGCTGGCCGTTATCGGCGAACTGGCCGCGAAGCCGCGTTATCAAGGCGGGGGGAGCTCCCATATCAAGCCAACCAAGCTCGAGGACATTCGCGAGGAGCTCGCGAGGTCCGCGGGCGGCGGCGCGCGGATCGCGTATGCGCAGGGCTACGACCTGCAGTCGGACGCTCTGGACGAGGCGCTCGTGGAGGAAGCGAAGCGGGCGGCCGCGGATGCCGAGGTCGCGGTCGTCTTCGCGGGTCTGCCGGACCGCTACGAGTCCGAAGGATTCGACCGGACGCATCTGCGGCTGCCGGACAACCAGGTCGCGCTCATCCGCGCGGTTGCCGAGGCGCAGCCGAACGTCGTCGTCGTCCTGAGCAACGGCGCGCCGGTCGAGATGCCCTGGCTCGGCAGCGCGAAGGGGCTGCTGGAAGCCTATCTTGGCGGCCAGGCGCTCGGCGGCGCGATCGCGGACCTGCTGTTCGGCGACGCCAATCCGAGCGGCAAGCTGGCGGAGACGTTCCCGCTGCGCCTCGCGCACAACCCGTCGCAGCTTAACTTCCCGGGCGAAGGCGACCGCGTCGAATACAAGGAAGGCTTGTTCGTCGGCTACCGCTACTATGACGCCAAGGAGATCGAGCCGCTGTTCCCGTTCGGATACGGGCTCAGCTACACGACGTTTGAATACGCGAACCTCGTCGTAGCGAAGCCGGCGATCCGCGACGAAGAGACGGTGACGGTGACCGTGGACGTCACGAATACGGGCTCGCGCGCGGGCAAGGAAATCGTGCAGCTGTACGTGCGCGACGTGCAAAGTACCGTGATTAGGCCTTTTAAGGAGCTGAAAGGGTTCGCCAAGGTTCAGCTGCAGCCGGGAGAGACGAAGGCTGTCTCCTTTACGCTGGATCGGAGCGCCTTCGCCTACTACAACGTCGACTTGAAGGACTGGCATGTGGAATCGGGTGAATTCGAGATTCTCGTCGGCCGCTCGTCGCGGGATATCGCGGTATCGGGCACGATCGCGGTCGAGTCGACCGTCGTGCTTACGCACGTCTTCCACCGGAACAGCACGGTCGGCGATCTGATGAGCGATCCGGCGGCGCAGGCGCTCGTCATGGACTGGATCGGCAAGACGCCGTTCGGCGCCATGGCCGCCGATCCCGACGGCGAAGGCGCGGAGATGATGCAGGCGATGATGAAGTACCTGCCGCTTCGCGGCCTGGTCGGCTTCAGCGGCGGCGCGCTCGGCGAGGACGATCTGGACGGCTTGCTCAAGCAGTTGAACGCGAGGGAATCCTGA
- a CDS encoding L-fucose/L-arabinose isomerase family protein gives MSRLKLGYAPTRRFVFSAEDAFRYKVMIKEKIESFGLDIDIVDLEGLNQEGLLYDDHINADLIADRFKQEKVDAVFFPHCNFGTEDTVARVGKALGKPVLLWGPRDEAPLEDGMRLRDTQCGLFATGKILRRFNVPFTYVTNSRVNDPVFERGFTNFVAAANVVRKFRSLRILQIGPRPASFWTMMCNEGELLERFGIEIHPITLVDIQRASQKIEKGSSSELAEAIDYIKAKLDWSEVTEADVRRIAALKVAMKQYALNTGSTAIAIQCWSSLQDAMGIMPCLANAILTDEQIPVTCETDIHGAITSVMVQAATLNQHPTFFADLTVRHPENPNGELLFHCGNFPVSLTVEDKPKLRKHFLFDDHSPGTHEGEIKGGDMTLARFDGDHGEYQLFLGKARGIQGPYTRGSYVWVEVNDWPLWEEKLVKGPYVHHSVGIHANAIPALYEACNYIPGLTPDAVDPTEREIQAWLRGAGL, from the coding sequence ATGAGCAGATTGAAGCTGGGCTACGCGCCGACCCGACGTTTCGTATTTAGCGCTGAAGACGCTTTCCGCTACAAAGTGATGATCAAGGAAAAGATCGAAAGCTTCGGCCTCGACATCGACATCGTCGATCTAGAAGGGCTCAACCAAGAGGGACTGCTCTACGACGACCATATTAACGCCGACCTGATCGCCGACCGGTTCAAGCAGGAAAAAGTGGACGCCGTGTTTTTCCCGCATTGCAACTTCGGTACGGAGGATACGGTGGCGCGCGTCGGCAAGGCGCTGGGCAAGCCCGTACTGCTGTGGGGTCCCCGCGACGAGGCGCCGCTCGAGGACGGCATGCGCCTGCGCGACACGCAATGCGGCTTGTTCGCCACCGGCAAGATCCTGCGCCGCTTCAACGTTCCTTTCACCTATGTCACGAACAGCCGGGTGAACGATCCCGTTTTCGAGCGGGGCTTCACGAACTTCGTCGCCGCCGCGAACGTGGTCAGAAAATTCCGCAGCCTGCGCATTCTGCAGATCGGCCCGCGCCCGGCTTCGTTCTGGACGATGATGTGCAACGAAGGGGAGCTGCTGGAGCGGTTCGGCATCGAGATCCATCCGATCACGCTGGTCGACATCCAGCGCGCTTCGCAGAAGATCGAGAAGGGCAGCAGCTCCGAACTGGCGGAAGCCATCGACTATATTAAAGCCAAACTGGACTGGTCAGAAGTGACCGAAGCGGACGTCCGCCGGATCGCCGCCCTGAAGGTTGCGATGAAGCAGTATGCCCTGAACACCGGCAGCACGGCGATCGCGATCCAATGCTGGTCGTCCCTGCAGGACGCGATGGGGATCATGCCTTGCCTGGCCAACGCGATACTGACCGACGAACAGATCCCGGTCACCTGCGAGACCGACATTCACGGCGCGATCACCTCCGTCATGGTTCAAGCGGCGACGTTGAACCAGCACCCGACGTTTTTCGCCGACCTGACCGTCCGCCATCCCGAAAATCCGAACGGCGAGCTGCTGTTCCACTGCGGCAACTTCCCCGTCTCCCTGACCGTCGAAGACAAACCGAAGCTGCGCAAGCACTTCTTGTTCGACGACCATTCGCCGGGCACGCACGAAGGCGAGATCAAGGGCGGCGACATGACGCTGGCGCGCTTCGACGGCGACCATGGCGAGTATCAGCTGTTCCTCGGCAAAGCCCGCGGCATTCAAGGCCCGTATACGCGGGGCTCGTATGTCTGGGTGGAAGTGAACGACTGGCCGCTGTGGGAAGAAAAGCTGGTCAAAGGCCCTTATGTCCATCATTCCGTAGGCATTCATGCGAACGCGATTCCGGCCTTGTACGAGGCATGCAATTATATCCCGGGACTGACCCCCGATGCGGTAGATCCGACCGAACGCGAGATTCAGGCCTGGCTTCGCGGTGCGGGACTGTGA
- a CDS encoding ABC transporter permease, producing the protein MMVPGLAYLIMNNYLPMFGVIIAFKDINYAKGILGSDWIGFKNFEYLFMTKDALVITRNTILYNGSFIILNTAFAIGVAILLNEVRSKFAARLYQSVILLPFLISMVIVGYLVLSMLSAESGYLNLNLLPMLGIEPISWYFEPKYWPYILTIVQLWKGTGYLCVIFLAAIIGIDNEYYEAATIDGASKWHQIRSITVPLIAPTITIMTLLAIGRIFYSDFGLFYQVPLNSGPLQPVTDVIDTYVYRGLMTLGDIGMSSAAGLYQSVVGFVLVLLSNYIVSKRSKENALF; encoded by the coding sequence ATGATGGTTCCCGGCCTCGCCTACCTTATCATGAACAACTACCTGCCGATGTTCGGCGTGATCATCGCCTTCAAGGACATCAACTATGCCAAAGGCATCCTCGGCAGCGACTGGATCGGCTTCAAAAATTTCGAGTATCTGTTTATGACGAAGGATGCTCTCGTCATTACGCGGAACACCATCCTGTACAACGGATCGTTCATTATCCTCAACACGGCATTCGCCATCGGCGTCGCGATCCTGCTCAACGAAGTGCGCAGCAAGTTCGCCGCCCGCCTTTACCAGAGCGTCATCCTGCTGCCGTTCCTGATCTCGATGGTCATCGTCGGCTATCTCGTTCTCTCCATGCTGAGCGCTGAAAGCGGATACTTGAACCTGAATTTGCTGCCGATGCTCGGCATCGAGCCGATCTCCTGGTATTTCGAACCGAAATATTGGCCCTACATCCTGACGATCGTTCAGCTCTGGAAGGGTACAGGCTACCTGTGCGTCATCTTCCTGGCGGCGATCATCGGCATCGACAACGAATACTACGAGGCGGCCACGATCGACGGCGCCAGCAAATGGCATCAGATCCGCAGCATAACGGTGCCGCTGATCGCGCCGACGATCACCATCATGACGCTGCTCGCCATCGGCCGCATTTTCTACTCGGACTTCGGCCTGTTCTATCAGGTGCCGCTCAACTCCGGCCCGCTTCAGCCGGTGACGGACGTCATCGACACCTACGTATACCGCGGCTTGATGACCCTCGGCGATATCGGCATGTCCTCCGCAGCGGGCCTCTATCAGTCGGTCGTCGGATTCGTCCTCGTGCTGCTCTCCAATTACATCGTCTCGAAGCGCAGCAAAGAGAACGCCTTGTTCTAA
- a CDS encoding ABC transporter substrate-binding protein, translated as MQNKSKAVLLPAVLLSMSMLASACGGSNNAGGASAPASGGSSAPASSGASSGAASNGKELQLTLAFMGLGNMKEVGLVQDEISKITKAKINATVKLMPIDIGAWTQQVNLLLAGNEPLDLLVTSSFFNYSSQVAKGQLLPLDDLLAKYAPTVKDTMEPAIFNSTKINGKMYGVPSIRDTAADHGISARKDLMDKYNLSFDNVKTYADLDPIFKTIKDNEPGVYPLVQRSQTNGIANELVRGYTDYLGDTPGVLVIANQDLKVVDLYETQMYKDALQQARKWYQAGYIMPDAATTQEGNNSLIKAGKGFSYLSNMKPGFATQESTVNGREMVTASFVPPISTSDSGTGFMISIPKNTQDADRAAQLLNLLYTDKDVANLLANGVEGKHYVDAGNGQIKAPEGGSNYVFNQWEVGNNALTKVWQGMDTDIWAQTKEFNKNSTFSKALGFSFDSSPVKTEVAAVTNVNNQYKAGLESGTIDPSKLDEFVKKLKAAGMDKIIAEKQKQLDAWAKANNVQ; from the coding sequence ATGCAAAATAAGTCGAAAGCCGTTCTTCTGCCCGCTGTCCTGCTTTCTATGTCCATGCTGGCTTCCGCGTGCGGCGGCTCGAACAACGCCGGCGGCGCCTCCGCTCCGGCGTCTGGCGGCAGCTCGGCTCCGGCTTCGTCCGGCGCTTCGTCCGGCGCTGCTTCGAACGGCAAGGAGCTCCAGCTGACGCTCGCGTTCATGGGACTCGGGAACATGAAGGAAGTCGGTCTCGTCCAGGATGAGATCAGCAAGATCACCAAAGCCAAGATTAACGCGACGGTCAAGCTGATGCCGATCGACATCGGCGCATGGACACAGCAAGTCAATCTGCTGCTCGCCGGCAACGAGCCTCTCGACCTGCTCGTCACGTCCTCTTTCTTCAACTACAGCTCCCAGGTCGCCAAGGGACAATTGCTCCCGCTCGACGACTTGCTCGCCAAATACGCGCCGACCGTCAAGGACACGATGGAGCCGGCGATCTTTAACTCCACCAAGATAAACGGCAAGATGTACGGCGTGCCGAGCATCCGGGATACGGCGGCCGACCACGGCATCTCGGCCAGAAAAGACTTGATGGACAAATACAATCTGTCGTTCGATAACGTGAAGACGTACGCGGATCTCGATCCGATCTTCAAAACGATCAAGGACAACGAGCCGGGCGTCTACCCGCTCGTTCAGCGCAGCCAAACGAACGGCATCGCCAACGAGCTCGTCCGCGGCTATACCGACTATCTGGGCGACACGCCGGGCGTACTCGTCATCGCCAACCAGGATCTGAAAGTGGTAGACCTGTACGAGACGCAAATGTACAAGGACGCGCTCCAGCAAGCGCGCAAATGGTATCAGGCCGGCTACATCATGCCTGACGCGGCAACGACGCAGGAAGGCAACAACAGCCTGATCAAGGCGGGCAAGGGCTTCAGCTACCTGTCCAACATGAAGCCGGGCTTCGCGACCCAGGAGTCGACGGTGAACGGCCGCGAGATGGTGACCGCGAGCTTCGTGCCGCCGATCTCCACGTCCGATTCCGGCACGGGCTTCATGATCTCGATTCCGAAGAATACGCAGGACGCGGACCGCGCCGCGCAACTGCTCAACCTGCTCTACACCGACAAGGACGTCGCCAACCTGCTCGCTAACGGCGTCGAAGGCAAGCACTACGTCGATGCCGGCAACGGCCAGATCAAAGCGCCCGAAGGCGGCAGCAACTACGTCTTCAACCAATGGGAAGTGGGCAACAACGCCCTGACCAAGGTGTGGCAGGGCATGGATACGGATATTTGGGCGCAAACGAAGGAATTCAACAAAAACTCGACCTTCTCCAAAGCGCTCGGCTTCTCGTTCGATTCGTCGCCGGTCAAGACCGAAGTCGCGGCCGTCACCAACGTCAACAACCAGTACAAGGCAGGCCTGGAATCGGGCACGATCGATCCGTCCAAGCTGGACGAGTTCGTGAAGAAGCTGAAGGCTGCTGGCATGGACAAGATCATCGCGGAAAAGCAAAAGCAGCTGGACGCGTGGGCAAAAGCGAATAACGTGCAGTAA